The DNA window TCTGGTTCTTGCCTGTGGGAGGGGACACCCCTCCATTGTCTATAAGGTGCAATTCCCCGGGTTCTCCACGGGTACTGGCTGGGGCCCTGCTACCTAAGTCGCCCGTCTGCTTTGACAGGTCCCAGCTCTGATTTGGGGTCGGGAGACAGAGAGCTCCAGCTGGTCAGTCTGCAGGGCTCCAGGGAGGGGCAAGCAGAGGGGCCTATGGCACACAGTCCGGCCACAGACCAGAAGCTGCTCAGTTCCCTGTCTGTCCAGGCCTCGAGTGCAGGGCCTGTGAGCTGTGTGTGCCGCTGGGCAGCCGCCTCTGCGAGCTCCGGCTGAGGCAGGTTCAGGATGCTACTCAGGCCCTGGAAACTCTGCTCCATGTACTCATTGTGGGGGGGTCCCGCATGCAGCCAGCTGGCATCATCTGTGGGTGCAGAGCAGGCAGTAAGCACAGCCCCCCAGACTCCATGGAGGCCAGACCCAGGAGTTGGGTCTGGGTACCCCAGTTCCTGTCACAGCCCTACTTCTGAGTCACAGcttgctgagtgaccttgggctaATCCAAGGGACTTTCTGTGCCTATAAAACTGAGTTTTATAAAATCAAGGCAGTAAGCTCTAGACTCCCAACTTTAGGATGCAATAAAGCAGTGGGTTCAAGGCACTTTAGGAAAGAAGGGAACAGTCTGGTTTGTGTCCCACACCCTTTCCTGACCATCATCGGTGGCTCCTGGAGCCCTCAGAAGCCTGCACTCGGGCACTTCAGCCCTTCATGCACAGACACTGGCCAGCTCTGTCCCCTCAGCTAAGAGCACCTTCTCTGACTTTGTCCTTGAGGCACAGCCCCTGTCCCTACCTGCTGTGCATTGCTGCCATTCTTCCCTTGACTGGGAGGTCTAGGTGTGTGGGGGACACAGCTTGCCTGCCCTGGATCCTGGATCTGCTGCAGCCCCACCAGCACCCCCTCCTCCTCTAGGGTACCCCACCTCTTACCCACCTTCTTGTGATAGGACAGGGTGGGGGAAGGAAACACCTACAATTATCACCTCCTGCATACTGGCCACTTTCCCTCCAGAGACTCATCCCTCATATCTTCTGGGGGAGTTACTTGTACTAGGCCCTTCCTTCCAGGAAATTTGCCCAGCCTGTGTCTCTGTTAAGAGCCtactcctggccgggcgcggtggctcaagcctgtaatcccagcactttgggaggccgagacgggcggatcacgaggtcaggagatcgagaccatcctggctaacccggtgaaaccccgtctctactaaaaaaatacaaaaaaaactagccgggcgaggtggcgggcacctgtagtcccagctactcgggaggctgaggcaggagaatggcgtgaacccgggaggcggagcttgcagtgagcagagatccggccactgcactccagcctgggcgacagagcgagactccgtctcaaaaaaaaaaaaaaaaaaaaaaaaaaaagagcctactCCTTTAGCCTCAGCCAAGTGGGCAGAGAGCCACATGACCCTGCCCACCTGGCCAGAGAGTGGACTGGGACAGCCAGTCAGATTTTCTGTCCCAAGAATGTGGAACCTGGGAACTAAAAGTCCCTGGTCAGTGTCTGTTGCACTGAGATGCCATGGATGGGGAGCCAGAGTCTGAGGTCGATGCATAGAGACACGACAGGATGAGGAGCAAGATGGCCCCAGAGAGATGGAGAAAGCATCTCTGGTTCACAGTAAGGCCTGAGACATTTCCTAGCTTTGTGAAGGAGACCTCTGCATTCTTCCAGTCTTCTCCCTTTTTAACTCAAGCTCGGTTGAGTGGATTTGTGTCGCATGTACCACGAGGTCCCTGATAGTGTACTATTCCTGCTTCACACActaaaactgaggcccaggaaggccAAGTAACTTCCCAGGACAAAAGGCCAATGAACCCGTCAGAGTTATGTTCCAAACCAAGTGTGCATGACTGTAAAGCTCCCCTTTCCACCACACTGCAGTGCAGGACACTGCACACTACAGGAAAGAAGATCAAGGCCTCAGCCTTTCCATGCTTCCCTTACTCTAGGGATGGGAATCAGCTCTGATGGTTGGCTTCTTGGGGTCACCTCTCTGGCGAGTCCTATTCTGTCTGGCTTCTGGGCCTCATTTGAGAACTGCAGCCTTACCTTTCCTGAGAGGTAGTTTGCGGTTGAAGGTCAAGGGCAGCACAAGGAAGCGGGTCTCACCCAGCGGTTCCCAGAACTGAAGGAGTCGAACAGTCCAGGGCCCTGGCCGCAGGGGCCGGCTCAGTGGGGGCTTGTATTGCGTGACCTCGGTCTCCGTATCTACTGTGATGTCATAAGATGTGGCCACCACATAAGTTGGGTCGATCCAGACCACTGTGGCTGTGAGGTTGGGGCCCCGGACCCAGCGCTGCACGGCCACAGGCTCGTCTAGCGGCCCCAATAACCCCCCAAAGTTCCGGAAAAGACGCTCTTTGGGGTCCCAGTCAGTGCCAACCTGTAAAAAGAGAGGCAGCTGGGCAGGAGTGTGGGGGAAAGGTCCTTTTCCCTCCTCTGAGGCTGCCTCTCACTGTGTAATCTCAGCCCAGTCACTGtctctttctgggcctcagtttccccatctgcaaaatgaagggGTCAGACTAGGAGATCTTTAATATTTCTCCTAGCTCTGAGATTCGTTCTAGGCTTCCATTCTGACTGCTAGGCAGTGGAGGTCAGTCCCTGTTATTGGGGACCATACGGCAGGGATGAGGTTCAAAGTCCCACCCAGAGACCATTCCCACATGAATTCAAAGTCTCTAAGAAAGAGACAATgaggaggggccaggcgcggtggctcacgcctgtaatctcagcactttgggaggctgaggcaggtggataacgaggtcaggtgaaaccccgtctctactaaaaatacaaaaaaaaaaaaaaatagctgggcgtgatggcgcatgcctatagtcccagctacttgggaggctgaggtaggagaactgcttgaacctgggaggcagaggtgcagtgagccaagattgcaccactgtgacagagcgagactgtctcaaaaaaaaaaaaaaaaaaaaagacaatgaggaGCCACCCAGAAGCGTACTTTCATGGCCCAATTTGAATGTCCCTGCCCCTCTAGGAGAAATCGCTGTAGTCTGGAAGATTGGGCTTGTGTTGTAGTGGAAATGATGattccctccctgctccctgcaTGTCCTCTGCATACCCCAACCAGGAAGTGCTCCTCAGTGTGCACAGGCTGGGGGCTGACACAGGATGTCTGCATAGGGGCATCACCATGCCTGCCATGACTGGGAAAAAGAACTTTACCCCTCCCTTGGTGTCTGTCTCCCTTGGTCTCTTCCCACTACCCCAAGTCTGGCTGGGGGTTGGGAGAAAGCAAGGGCGGGGGGACCTGTCCCACCTCCAGACTCTGGAGCCGGCTGGCCTGGTCACTGTGCCCCAACAGCTTCAGCGACCCCTGGGGCATCAGCCACATCTCAAGCGTCTCTGCCGGCCCCTGGGCTGAGGGCTGCACCGCCTGCGTCACCAGGTAGCCCTGGAAATGGTCGTCATAGAAATACAGGTGCACGCTGGACGGCAAGCCCCTGGGCTCAAACCTAAGGTGCCAGCAGGGAGAAAGGGAGATGCCATCAGCACACCTGACTTGGCCTGGAGTCCCCTCCCCAGGCACTTCCTTTCCCCAGATCTCACCCCCACAGCACCTGCATGCCTGGCTCTAGCCTTCTTTTCGGTATCTGCATTTTTCCCTGCCTCAGACTGGGGCCTTGTTGTGGGCAGGGGACGTCACTCTCTGGTTGGCCTCCCCCTAGGGCACCACACCCCAAGTGCCTGCTGTATGTCAGAAGGGGGTCTCACCTGCAGAATGGGGTGCCCAGTGGGGGTGCAGCAGTGGCAGCATGgtgcaggctgaggcgggtgaaggCCGTATAAGCAGTGAGCATGACATCACTGAGCCCACTGGGGCCATCCGCCATGTCATAGGTGTTCTCCCAGTAGGCCTTGAGGGCTGGCGTGCCGGAGGGATAGCTGCCGTACAGGTGGAAGTCCAGGATTTCCAGCACCTCCTGGTTCACAGTCGACTCGAACTTCCGGGCGAAGAAGGTGGGTCTGGAGACTTGCTAGAGCAGGAGAGGCAAGGAGGGTGAAGGGCTctggaagccccagagggcatgGCAGGGCTGGTCCCTCAGCACTGCCTAGAGCTCAGCCTCCTGTGGCTTTTCCTGCTGCTGTTGTAGTCCCAGACCCCTGAGGGCTGCTCCAGGCCGAGGCCCCCCAGATTTTCTGACTGGCCCACCCTGCCGTTCTCCTGGTGAAAAGCCAGGGGAGAAGACCTAGCCAGGGGCAGCCTTGGGGCCTCGGACAAGCACCTGAAGCCGGAGGAAGTCCTGTGGCTTGAAGTCGTTGGGGGAGCAGCCGCACCAGTCGACGATGTGCTTGTACTGGCACTTGCAGCCCAGCTTGCGGTTCCAGTTGGTGACCCGCAGGTTGTTGTCCACGAGGGTCTCAcaggccaggctgttctccagcACCGTGTGGAAGAAGGACTTCAAGCAGCAAGGGAGGGTGGAAGGTGAGCTGCAGGCAGCCCAACCCATGCCCTCCCCAGCCTTCATGCCTGCTGGGCCACCCACCTCTGCTGGGAGCAGTGTGTATGTATAGAACTGGCGTAGCTGGGCCACAAGCAGGTCATCTGTGTATACCACATACTCCACAAAGCTGCGTGTCAGCACAAACCAGTCAGAACCGCCATCCACCACGATGCCTGCCGGGATCTGCCGCTCACCCAGGCGCCACATGTGCGAGTCACACTCATGGAAGAGCCGGTCCAGGCCCTGTTTCTTGATGAACCTGCTGGCAGCAGAGAGGCCATGGCTGGGGATCCTGCAGGGTGGGGTCTAAGCTCTTTCATCCACCTGGCAACCAACACTCCTCAACCTGTGACTGGTGTGGAGACTTTGAAACCCAGGACTGGAGCCACTGAGCCCAACTGTGTTGGGGGTGTTGGGACAAGACTCTGGGGCCAGGGCCTCCTTTCCCACCCCCTCACCTGGAGTTGTCCCGGCCATGTGATTTGAGGAAATTCTTGTCCCGGTTCTTGGATAGGAATGCCACCAGTTCCTCATTGGTCCTGGTGAAGAAATGGGGTGACAGGCAGCCAAGTGAGATAGTTGTGCAGTCACTGGCACAGAGCAGACCTTCTGGCTTTTCTCTCCCCCTGACTGCTGTCTGGCCATGTGCCCTACCCCTGGCTGATGTCTGGGGTGGTGAGCACCAGAGGCCCCTGAGGAAGACCACCCCATCCTTCCTCTGCCCCTTGCTGTCTGAGCCAGCACACCAGGTACAGACctctggctcctcctcctccttcccatctCCTATCATGCTCAACTCTCAGTTCATCTTACACCAACCCCTCCCCTAAAACATGGCTGGGGCCCAGGGGCCCATGTCTGAGCAGGGCGGATCCCAGAGTTAGGCTTATGGGACAGAGAAGGTCCACCAAGGCCCTGCAACCCCAGGTGCCCAGACAGGCGTCCCCTCCCATCCAGAGGACTCAGAGCCCCATCCCCACACCTGGTTGGGTAGTCAGTGGCACTGAGGTTGATGAAGAAGTCCCAGGCCCAGCCAGGCACCTCTAGCAGGTCCCGCATGCTCCGCAGGTACATCCTTAGGAGGCTGGCCCCGCCCCAGATGGTGACCATGCGCCAGGGCGTCACCCGCACATTATCATAGCGCTGGGCCAGCTCCACCACCTCCCGGTACAGGTAGTCGGAACGCTGGTGGGGAGGAGACACTCAGCTAGCCTCCAGTGTTATCgccatccccactcccaccccaggaCAGAGTAAAGGGACACAAGACAGGGAAAGCACAGGGCAGGGCTCCAGCCCCTAAGCGGCTGAGCTGGCTTGTGCTGCCACCCCCCTgttcagggcctcagtttctctctctagGCTACCTGGGCCAGGTCAGAGACCCTGTCTGTCAGCAACCTTCTGTTTCTGTTCTGCTCACCCCAGACCCCTTGGCCTCTCCCTACCACAATACCTTGTCCACATGGATGTAAAAGAAGTGCTGCTCGTGATAGACAGCCTTGAGGAGACGCTTCAGCTGGCGGATGGCGCGGCCGTGAACCACCAGCATATAGGCGATTCGCACCGGGGGGCCATCCACAGGCTGCTGGGCTCGGCTCTCATCCCACTGGATGCCGGGGCTCATCTTCCCTGAGAGCAGAGGGCAGGCGTTGGCGAGGCCCCCCAGGGTCACAGGGTCAGGGTGAGATGGGAAGAGGGAGCTGCCTGCCTTCAAAGAAGCCTAGACTTGGAGCCCCATGCTCCTGGGTCCTCACTCTGCCCCTGCCACTTAGTAAGTAAGTGGATGAAGACTTAGGCAGGGAGGTAGGCCCCCCTTGGCTCTTTCTTCCTCAGAGAGATGGGAGTGTGGATCCGGGCCATGccacctccctgccccagcctgggaAGGGCTGGAGCACCCCTGTCCCTCACCAGTCAGCTGACAGTGCCGGGGCACAGCCTTGGGCATGAGGCTCCCAGCCTGGTGCAGGCACACCACATTGGCGATCTCCTGCTGGCACTGCTTGGTGCTGGCCCGGGCCAGTGCAGACAGCGCGTCCTTGCCCACGATCTCGCACTTGGGGGTGAAGCCGTTGTCCGTAGGCTGGGGGGCGCCCTCCACGCTCCCTGTATCTCCGTGTGGTGGGAAGCCGGCTGCCCCTACCAGCGCCTCCCCAGCTGCTGCCCCACTCAGGTTCTGGCGGCCTGGGGCCTCCGGGGGTGGGGCAGGTGGGACCCGCCGGCTGGCCCTCTGCCGGCTGGTTACTGCCCGTACCACCTTGGCCACGGGCACTCCTGGGCTCTCAGCACGGCCCCGCCAGCGCCCATGCCTTCTGCCTGCGCTGCCCCGTCGTCCTGCTGAACTGTCTGTGTCCTTAGAACCCTCACCAGGGTCCAGTGGCCGTGGCttcctctgtcttcctttctgtaAAAGATATGCAGACACATCACTGGGGCAGCCCctcacctcctcctgctccttgaGTTCCATCTTGGTCGGGGGCACCCTCAGACCTAGACATTCCTGCTCACTTTTTACCCAGAGAAGTGCTTTTCACCTAAGGACTCCACACAATCAGCACCACTGCGGGAGCGCCTCCCTAGCCAGCCACCGAGAGAGCACTGGTCCTCCCTCCATCATACCAACACCCCTGTCCCCCACTGGCTCTCAGATTACATGGCActgtgcttggttttctgttctggacTCAGATCCCACTTTCTTTTTCAGcagatgttaaaataaatatccacatgTCCCAAGGGAAGGATGCAAAGACCCCACCGAGGGTACAAATGTCCACCTAAGACCCAGCACTCCCACCAAGGGCTGGGAGGAGACAGTGGTCTTCAGGAGACTCTAACTTCCAGATGAATCCAAAGCATTTCCATGTGGGAAGACTGAGGCCATTTCACAGTGAAGGAGGAGTGCCCATGGGGGATGATGGAGGTGAAGTCTGAGACCCCAATACTGCTTGGGTCCTTCAGGAAGCAGATCAAGACAGAGTGAGAGTGCGTGAGATTCACTGCGGGTACCCCCGTGAGCGATGGGGCAGGGACCGGCAGGGAAAGGCTTTGGACCACAAAGGAGATGACCATGCAAGGAGAGGGGCAAGAAGAGCTTCTGTCTCCAGCACAGCCTTGAGGAAGTCCTGGCTGGCTCCCGGGAAAACTCCAGCACATGTACTGCCTGGAGCTGGTGAGCCCTGAGCCACCTCCACACTCAGTCCGTggctggaaagctgaggcagggcctGAAGGTGCCCGCAGCTGGAGGCTGTCACCTCGCTGCATGTGCAGCAGGGCACCTCTACCGCTGCCGCGCCCCTGCTTCCTGGCTCTAAGTGCTCTGGTACCTGCTGCCTCTCCTCAAATCCAGGCATTTCCCTAGATGGCCTGGTGGTGACTGAACAGCATGTCCAGCCACCTCCTCCTCCGTTCCCCCATCCTACCTGCCCTGCCTGATCAAATCCCATCCATCCTTTCAGATCCAGCTCCAAGGCCCCTGGCATGCAGCCATTCCATTTGCCCTGCAGTGGAATGGGCTGAGCTCGAAGGCCCTGGATGTTCCTCTAGTAGTGAACTCCTTGACAAGAGACATGTCAGCTCCATCtccccagggcccagcagagcaGCTGGCACACACAGACACCTAGCTGGTGTCTGGTGGATGAGATGCAGAATGGACGGAGGAACGGGCCACCGGGTGAACACTCTAGAGTCTCCAGGGCTCTGGGCCTAGCTCTGCCAACTCACCAGCAGTTCCCTAACTTCTCTGAGCATGCTCCCTTAGCTGTAAAGAGGAATAACAAATGAGCATGAGACACTGCAGCTAGGGAGAGCTGTCTCCAGCCTCATAAACCCTCTCCCACCGGCCTTCCCCTCCATGCTCACAAGCTCTCCAAGACTAAGTCCTCTTCTTTCTTGGCCTTTCAGCAGCCAGGAACTTAATGGACCACTCTGTCTTGCTTGAAGCGCCCTCCGCATTTGCTTTCCAGGATACCCACCTggcttttctcctctctccactGCCACTCCTTATGGTCTTCTTGGTGCTTCCTTGTCTCCCAGGGCACATCTGGGGGCCCTTCCTGTCCTAGCACCTTCACTTCCTAGATGATCTTCAGTCTCTGGGTTTCTAAACTCCATCTCCACCCCCAGATTGATCTCTCTGGCCTGGATAGCTCCCTTGAACCTTCAGGCATTTAACTACCAGCTTCCTTGACATCTCACGTGGGAGCTTGATAGACCTCTCAAGACCACAAGCCCAAAAGTACCTCCCACTCTTCATCCCCAACCTGCTCCTACTTcatcttccccatctcagttAATGATATCTCCATCCTTCAAGATGCTCAGGCCAAAAACTTTtgggaatcaattttttttttttttttttgaaacagagtcttactctgttgcccaggctgcagtgtagtggtacaatcttggctcactgcaacctctgcctcctgggttcaagcgattctcctgcctcagcctcctgagtatctgggactacaggcacatgccaccacgcctggctaatttttgtatttttaatagagacggggtttcaccaagttggccaggctggtctcgaactcctgacctcatgatccacctgccttggcctcccaaagtgctgggattacagatgtgagccaccacgcccggtcaggAGTCATCTTTGACTCTCTTTCCCTTACACCCCACATCCACTCCATCAGTAAATCCCGTCAGGACCACCTTCAGAATATATCTGGAATCCGATCCCTTCTCAACACCTCCCTTACTATCCCTGCCTGGATTCCCTAGTCTTCCAGCTCCTACTCTTGTTCCCCTaaattccattttcatcatagcagcCGGTGTTTCTGTTACAACTCTTAAAATCCCATTTCACCACTCCCCTGCTCCAAACCTTCAGTGGCCCCTCTTAGGATAAAAACCAAGGCCCTTACAGGAGCCTACAGAGGCTCCGTGAGCTCTCTGGATGCCCCCTTCACCCAggcctctctgacctcatctggGAATTTGTCATGCTCACTCTCCTGCAGCCACAGTGGCTTTCTCTGCATCCCCTCATCCCCCCTGGCACTCCTGGCTCCAGCCCTTGCACCCACTAtcccctgtgcctggcacaccCTCACCCAGATAGCCCCACTGCTCACTCCTTGCCTCCTTCAATTCTTTGTTCAGATGCCATCTTCTCAGTAGGGCCATCCTGACCACTGGATTTACAGTGCcagccctccctcctcctctttttcccaTAGCACAATATTTCCTCTCACCCTACTATTTATttatactgttttgattttttttttaatttgtctttctcCTCAGGAGATTGTAAGTTCCCCAAGGGCAGGGCTTTTTGCTGTATGTACTGACATAGTCCTAGCGCCTAGGAGAGTGTCTGGCTGTAGTACATACTCAgtaagtgtttggttttttgagacagtcttgctctcattgcccaggctggagtgcagtggtgcaatctcagctcactccaacctccgcctcctgggttcaagtgattctcctgcctcagcctcccatgtagctgggattacaggtgcacaccaccatgcccagctaattttttgtatttttagtagagacagggtttcaccatgttggctaggctggtcttgaactcctgatctcaagtgatccaccaacctcggcctcccaaagtgctgggattacaggcctgagccactgtgcctaccttagtatttgttgaatgaatgaatgaatgaatgcaaagcTTTTGGCATAGGCACAGCATTCAGTAAGtactgctacttttttttttttttttttttttttttttgagacagagtctcgctctgtcgcccaggctggaatgcagtggcatgatctcagctcactgcaaccttcacctcctgggttcaagcaattctcgtgcctcagcctcccaggtagctgggattacaggcgtgtgccaccatgcccggcaactttttgtgtttttagttaatactgggcttcaccatattggccaggctagtctcgaactcgtgacctcaagtgatctgctcgcctcagcctcccaaagtactgggattacaggcatgagccaccatacccagcccaatGCTGCCATCTTTATCATTATGATTACTCAGATGGGAGAAGGAAATAGTCAAACGTGAAGTCAAGAGAGGCCCAAGATCCTCAACATCTTGGACTCAGCTGGGTTGGGTTCTCTGTGCTCCTCACCTCCCCAAGGGCTTCCCCCAACCCCTGTACACCGTACCCACTACCATTCTCCTCAGGCCTTCTGAGCACATCAGGAACCTCACGCTGTCAGGATGACAGCCACCTTCAGGCCAGAGCCCCATCCCTACACCCATGCCCTCTGTGCTTAGCACCTAGCAGCCTTCTgatcttttgattttatttattttaatagagatgcagTCTCGTtatccaagctggtctcgaactcctgggctcaagcgcttctcccaccttggcctcctaaagtgctgggatcacaggcatgagccacagtgcttggTTGCCCTCTGATCTCTTAAAGATGGCCAGTGGGAGCTGGGGGTGGCCATTCCCATCCGAGAAGAGATACCTGCAAGAAGAGGCAGCAGACCCTATTCTGTACCCACACTGGGGAGGGCGCCACAGGCTGGGGAATCCCTAGGAAAGGTAAATGCAGCCCCACCGGGCTGAGTGTGTATCAGCCTGGTGACATGTGACCTGGCCACACAGCAAGCAGAGAAAGACATTCCCAAGCTTAGGTGGGTAGAGATGGCAGACAGCTGTAGGCTCTCCGACTGGAAGCCAGTATCAGTGAGTCAGGAAGCTGGTCAGGAGGGTAAGGCATGAGGCACGGGGCCAGGTTGGCTGTGGTGGGGGCCAGGATGTGGGAGGAGATGGGCATGTTGGTCCCTGCACTGCAGTGGGAGCTGGCTGACCCTGAGAAGGACAATCCCAGAGGAGGCTGGGGGACGAGGAGGCAGCAGTGAGGGATCACAGAGGCCCTGATGGGCAGTTAGCCCTCACCTCCGTCCCTTCCAGGCATGTCCAAATAGCATCATCACAGCCCCAGCCTTGTGCCCCTCACAGGCTGCCCCCAGCAGCCCTGAGGCCAGGAGCCCTTCTGATGACAGGGTGGGGAATGGTCCTCTGACCTCTGGCCGGGATGCATTCTGGCCTCAGaggctccttcctctcctccaagGAGGCAATTACAATcctctgccacttcctggctcTGCAGCTCCACCTTAGAATCTTTCTCTGAGTCACAGAGAGGGTGAACACAGAAATGCTCCCCGCATCCCCACCTCCTTTGACTTCTCAGGCTGCATTTAAAACAAGTGGTGAGATGGTGTTTGTGAAAGCTTTGGAAACTATCGA is part of the Chlorocebus sabaeus isolate Y175 chromosome 16, mChlSab1.0.hap1, whole genome shotgun sequence genome and encodes:
- the XYLT2 gene encoding xylosyltransferase 2 isoform X1 → MVASARVQKLVRRYKLAIATALAILLLQGLVVWSFSGLEEDEAGEKGRQRKPRPLDPGEGSKDTDSSAGRRGSAGRRHGRWRGRAESPGVPVAKVVRAVTSRQRASRRVPPAPPPEAPGRQNLSGAAAGEALVGAAGFPPHGDTGSVEGAPQPTDNGFTPKCEIVGKDALSALARASTKQCQQEIANVVCLHQAGSLMPKAVPRHCQLTGKMSPGIQWDESRAQQPVDGPPVRIAYMLVVHGRAIRQLKRLLKAVYHEQHFFYIHVDKRSDYLYREVVELAQRYDNVRVTPWRMVTIWGGASLLRMYLRSMRDLLEVPGWAWDFFINLSATDYPTRTNEELVAFLSKNRDKNFLKSHGRDNSSRFIKKQGLDRLFHECDSHMWRLGERQIPAGIVVDGGSDWFVLTRSFVEYVVYTDDLLVAQLRQFYTYTLLPAESFFHTVLENSLACETLVDNNLRVTNWNRKLGCKCQYKHIVDWCGCSPNDFKPQDFLRLQQVSRPTFFARKFESTVNQEVLEILDFHLYGSYPSGTPALKAYWENTYDMADGPSGLSDVMLTAYTAFTRLSLHHAATAAPPLGTPFCRFEPRGLPSSVHLYFYDDHFQGYLVTQAVQPSAQGPAETLEMWLMPQGSLKLLGHSDQASRLQSLEVGTDWDPKERLFRNFGGLLGPLDEPVAVQRWVRGPNLTATVVWIDPTYVVATSYDITVDTETEVTQYKPPLSRPLRPGPWTVRLLQFWEPLGETRFLVLPLTFNRKLPLRKDDASWLHAGPPHNEYMEQSFQGLSSILNLPQPELAEAAAQRHTQLTGPALEAWTDRELSSFWSVAGLCAIGPSACPSLEPCRLTSWSSLSPDPKSELGPVKADGRLR
- the XYLT2 gene encoding xylosyltransferase 2 isoform X2, with the translated sequence MVASARVQKLVRRYKLAIATALAILLLQGLVVWSFSGLEEDEAGEKGRQRKPRPLDPGEGSKDTDSSAGRRGSAGRRHGRWRGRAESPGVPVAKVVRAVTSRQRASRRVPPAPPPEAPGRQNLSGAAAGEALVGAAGFPPHGDTGSVEGAPQPTDNGFTPKCEIVGKDALSALARASTKQCQQEIANVVCLHQAGSLMPKAVPRHCQLTGKMSPGIQWDESRAQQPVDGPPVRIAYMLVVHGRAIRQLKRLLKAVYHEQHFFYIHVDKRSDYLYREVVELAQRYDNVRVTPWRMVTIWGGASLLRMYLRSMRDLLEVPGWAWDFFINLSATDYPTRTNEELVAFLSKNRDKNFLKSHGRDNSRFIKKQGLDRLFHECDSHMWRLGERQIPAGIVVDGGSDWFVLTRSFVEYVVYTDDLLVAQLRQFYTYTLLPAESFFHTVLENSLACETLVDNNLRVTNWNRKLGCKCQYKHIVDWCGCSPNDFKPQDFLRLQQVSRPTFFARKFESTVNQEVLEILDFHLYGSYPSGTPALKAYWENTYDMADGPSGLSDVMLTAYTAFTRLSLHHAATAAPPLGTPFCRFEPRGLPSSVHLYFYDDHFQGYLVTQAVQPSAQGPAETLEMWLMPQGSLKLLGHSDQASRLQSLEVGTDWDPKERLFRNFGGLLGPLDEPVAVQRWVRGPNLTATVVWIDPTYVVATSYDITVDTETEVTQYKPPLSRPLRPGPWTVRLLQFWEPLGETRFLVLPLTFNRKLPLRKDDASWLHAGPPHNEYMEQSFQGLSSILNLPQPELAEAAAQRHTQLTGPALEAWTDRELSSFWSVAGLCAIGPSACPSLEPCRLTSWSSLSPDPKSELGPVKADGRLR